Genomic window (Miscanthus floridulus cultivar M001 unplaced genomic scaffold, ASM1932011v1 os_1836, whole genome shotgun sequence):
tttgtcatAACTCCTCGCCATGCCTCTACGCATGCGCGAGGGCCTCCGCACAAGgggctagaggggtgtgagtctgtagagactctGCTACCGGTGGCTGTCTCAGAGCGtctgccatagcacactcccgGACAGAGGGTGGCCGGGCCCCAACGTCGCTGATGATAGAGCCATCGCTTTCGACCTCATCATCGACAAGGTCGTGAAAAGGAGGTGaagcgtagcccgccatccccacaacTCAGGTGTGAGAGGGGGTGGtgtcagcatccttcggagccccgtGCATACACGTCCACaggggacgcgaggccgtaggggaaccggtcgcacgaCGGTCGCGGTggagacaatggggtccctccggagagtcaGGGGAAGGTGTTAAATGATGATTAAAGAACAACATGTACGTTACTCACTGTGGAGCTTGAGCCTAGAATGGGCTCGAAGTGAAGCGGGAGTGTCTCGACGTTGAGGTCGTTGAGTGGCCCAGGGCCGGTGGAGAGCGCTCCTTCTCCAATGGACGCTAGGACGAGCGCCTCCTCGGAGGCGCAatacgccgagctggtcggcgacgaagtctagactCCTGAAGAGGAAAGTTTGGAGCGGCtggaagacgggaggaacccacatcccaacaggtgggagcgcgggaaactccagcgagccaaggcgaatcgtatcgctcgagTCCGCCAtgacgaagatggtggaaaggtgggccatccgatgaccaaaagcgtgaacgcacgacgtcttccccacagacggcgccaactgtcggtgcaaaaagtgaccaacaagtaaatatttgtagtttctcatgcgttatgatcggatgtggcctagcactcaatgacacatgatttatactgttcaggcaacgtgccctacgtccagtttcagtcggtcggtgactttattcattAGCCCAGGTGCTTAAAGTTTGCTGTGGGTTACAAACAAATAAGAATGAGAATGGAGTGTTAgtggcccggtcggactctaaacCAAGCGGCTACAGTGACGGGTGTTCGAATCATCTAGCCGCTCTTTCCGGGGGAGAGCTAGAGAGAGCATCCTGCCTCTTTTCTTTTGAGAGCTGAGAGAACGTCCAGTGCCGAGAGGACGTCCTCTagagaggagagagcgcatccccttttatagttgaaggggatggccttataagtcagagaaagagagaatggatacgtgtgctacctagtcttgttgcctacgctgtcgggtacgagacggtcattgacgcccacaatactgtttatgtcgcCTACTACGGCGAACGTCgccgcctacaatattgtttgtgctcTGACACGCCTGGAAAGTTGCATAGCGCACGTTTGGTATGGCATGGTGGCACTGTCCTGAAGGCGCgcagggtatggcagggtacggtcctcagtaTGACGTTTGACTAacgtcttaccttatctgctccgcctgatccctgggccctcaccgagcgggcgtccccggtcggtcgttcccagtcggccctGACCGTGTCGGTCAGGGAAGGGTCGCGAGCAGAGGTCCGACATATCTCCGGTCGGAAAAGGAGGTCGAAGTCGGACTGtgtccccaccttggccaggTCTTCCGATCGGGGACCGGATCATTGCCCTGGCCTGCCATTACGTAACTGGGCCGACCGTGGAAGGGTGCATTGTTGCTACGCCATCCTGCTAGGCCGAGTTTttgcagggaagcgggtccattggagaccccgggtttatgaacccgacactcatATTGCTAATTGATGTGGATGTATTAATTTTTCTTCCCTATATATAAAAATCAACTCATCATCATGGAAAATACAGTATGTAGGTTATTATATGAGAAGAAGCCCTTATATTCTGAAATCCCTGACTAGTGTACACTGTTTTAGGTAATATTACCACTAAGAGGTAAATCCTACCATGTACACTACGTCAGGGATTTCAGAATATAAGGGCTTCTTCTCATATAATAACCTACATACTGTATTTTCCATGATGATGAGTTGATTTTTATATATAGGGAAGAAAAATTAATACATCCACATCATTAGCAATatgagtgtcgggttcataaacccgggtctccaatggacccgcttccctgcaaAAACTCAGCCTAGCAGGACGGCGTAGCAACAATGCACCCTTCCACGGTCGGCCCAGTTTACGTAATGCAGGCCAGGGCAACGATCCGGTCCCCGATCGGAAGAcctggccaaggtggggacaCAGTCCGACTTCGACTCCTTTTCCGACCGGAGATACGTCGGACCTCTGCTCGCGACCCTTCcctgaccgacacggtcggggccgaTTGGGAACGACcgacggggacgcccgctcggtgagggccagggatcaggcggagcagataaggtaagacgtTCAAGTCAAACGTCATACTGAGGACCGTACCTTTCATACCCTGCGCGCCTTCAGGACAGTGCCACCATGCCATACCAAACGTGCGCTATGCAACTTTCCAGGCGTGTCAGAGcacaacaatattgtaggcggcGACGTTCGCCGTAGTAGgcgacataaacagtattgtgggcgtcaatgaccgtctcgtacccgacagcGTAGGCAAAaactaggtagcacacatatccattctctctttctctgacttataaggccatccccttcaactataaaaggggatgcgctctctcctctctAGAGGACGTCCTCTCGGCACTGGACGTTCTCTCAGCTCTCAAAAGAAAAGAGGCAGGATGCTCTCTCTAGCTCTCCCCCGGAAAGAGCGCTAGATGATTCGAACACCCGTCACTGTAGCCGCTTGgtttagagtccgaccgggccacTAACACTCCATTCTCATTCTTATTTGTTTGTAACCCACAGCAAACTTTAAGCACCTGGGCTaatgaataaagtcaccgaccgactgaaactggacgtagggcacgttgcctgaaccagtataaatcatgtgtcattgagtgctaggccacatccgatcataacgcatgagaaaactacaaatatttacttgttggtcactttttgcaccgacagttggcgccgtctgtggggaagacgtcgtgcgttcacgcttttggtcatcggatggcccacctttccaccatcttcgtcaTGGCGGActcgagcgatacgattcgccttggctcgctggagtttcccacgctcccacctgttgggatgtgggttcctcccgtcttccaGCCGCTCCAAACTTTCCTCTTCGGGagtctagacttcgtcgccgaccagctcggcgtattgcgcctccacgaggaggcgctcGTCCCAGCGTCCATTGGAGAAGGAGCGCTCTCCACCGGCCCTGGGCCACTCAACGACCTCAATGTCGAGACACTCCCGCTTCACTTCGAGCCCATTCTAGGCTCAAGCTCCACAGTGAGTAACGTACATGTTGTTCTTTAATCATCATTTAACACCTTCCCCtgactctccggagggaccccattgtctccACCGCGACCGTCGtgcaaccggttcccctacggcctcgcgtcccctGTGGACGTGTATGCacggggctccgaaggatgctgacaccaccccctctcacacctgagtttgtggggatggcgggctacgctctCACCTCCTTTTCACGACCTTGTCGATGATGAGGTCGAAAGCGATGGCTCTATCATCAGCGACGTTGGGGCACCCGGCCACCCTCTGTCCcgggagtgtgctatggcagaCGCTCTGAGACAGCCACCGATGGTAGCagagtctctacagactcacacccctctagcccCTTGTGCGGAGGCCCTCGCGCATGCGTAGAGGCATGGCGAGGAGTTatgacaaaggcggcagagctAGCCGCCACCTGCGCTGACGCGCTCGGCGCAGCACGCTGTGCCACGCGTGTGTAACCCGACAAGCGGCGCTTAGGGTTgcgcccgtcaggtccagcgcaacatcctgGACAAAGGGAACAACCCCCCTCAGTTCGCtcgagctggccagaacatcgctgctgcggcgatgcttctatGCGGCCTCCCCCAGCCGGTCGACCCCTAGGAACAAGCGATCCACCGAAACCttcgggcactggtggagaccaccACCGTTCAACAGGCGAAGAGCTTTGCATCGCGACACTGGCTCGTGGCCTCTTGCCCAACTAGAGGACTGGGGCCACATCAGCCGAATCGCTCCGTCCACTCGCCACTGCAGTTGTTGGGTGTGGGGAAGGAAGCCATGGCCACCTGTGCATGAACGTCTTGGGCTGAACCATGAcgctcgcagcatcatcaacaatcgacgcCATGCCTGGCACGATGATGATGTCTATCGAgtggcggtgagagcaggcggcaTGGATCTCAACCTAACCATCGAGTAGTGTGGGGACACGCACCCCAGGCATGTCGACTGATCTAATGACCGTAGCACCAGCCCAGATGGCCTGGGGCCACAGGCCTTTAGTCGTCATATCCAGAGAGCATCGTTCCCATAGCGCTTTCGACCATCCACCAACATCGCTAGATACACTGGGGAGACCAACCCcgatatatggctcaaagactttcgACTGGCCTGTCGAGACGGAGGAgtagatgatgaccacttcatcatctagtacctccccatctacatgggggagcatattcgagcatggctcgaattcttTCCACCTGATAGCATCCGCAACTAGGTGGATCTCAAGAGAGTCTTCGTCGgcaatttctaggggacatatgttcgtcctaggaattcctgggacctcaagagcagccagcaggagcccaatgagtccctatagaATTACATACGTAGGATCTCAAAGCGCTGCAACTtccttcctgatgtcatcgacacggatgtcatcagcgcgttcctctctgggacgacctgcgagtccttgatccacaagctcggctgttTGAAGCCCTGTACCCCCCATGACttgctcgacatcgccacgaaccacgcctccagcgaggaggccGTCGGGGTGATCTTCAGCAGCGATCGGGATAGGGgtaaggccaagcacgaggaccaaggcGAGGGCCCTCTACACATGggaagaagagcaagaaggatCGGCGATGACCGACAAACCCAGCCTTGATCGCTGTAGCCGATCGTGCGAGTAAGCAGCCCCAGTAGAGCCagcctgaccacttcgacaagctcatggagagtccatgcaccaaccatgcctgtcccatcaagcacctctacaaggattgtgagctcctcaagcacttTCTACGGTAGGCCgacaagccaaaggaagggaaaggcaaggaggaggaggccaacaAAGGAGGCACGGCGGGCATGGATGACGATGGCTTCCCTAACcctaaggaatgcctcatgatctttaggggaTCTAACACCgtccactccaagcgccagcataaggtatgctacagagaggcatgtgccGTCGAGATGATCGTCCCCCctttccttagctggttggactccctgatcacttttgattagagagaccatccttcccacgtcgctTGACCAGGTCACTACCCACTTGTCGTTGACCCCATCGttcgcaagaagcacctcaccaaggtgctgatggacggcggtagcggcctcaacattctctatgtcgacaccctcgatgccatgcgcatcgcCCAGTCGGAGCTtcacccagtgagctctcccttccacggtgtgATCCCGGGGATGCAAGCGTACCCACTCACGCtgatcgacctacccgtcatgtttggtgactgagccaacttccgctcagaggtcctcaccttcgaggtggtggactttctagggtcctaccacgccatcttggggcagtcatgctatgccaagttcatggcaatccccaactacacctacctcaagttgaagatgtcgggaccgaacaacatcatcactatgggtagcacatTTTTGCACGCCTACacatgcgaccgcgagcattacgagctcgccactaccgTTATCAACTCCGCCGAGCTCCCAGAGCTCGGGAATTCATTGACTCTGGCAGTCCCAAACTGCAATGAGCCGACCTCATCGAGTGCCTTCCACCCAaccgaggaaaccaaggtggtggggatcgaccccgccgacccaaccaagacggtgcggatcgggaccaagctcccagctaaataggaaagcgagctcgctAACTTTCTACGCGCAACCACGATGTCTTcatgtggaaaccttctgacatgccgggcataccaagggaggtcatcgagcatgcattacgccttgtcctaggctcaaagcccaccaagcaacaacTGCGTTGCTTTGAcaacgagaggcgtagggccataggcgaggagatcgccaaactcctggtagtcggattcatcaaagaggtataccactccgactatcTGGCCAATCCTATCCTTATGAAAAAAGAccaggaaatagagaatgtgtgtcaattatactagcctcaacaaagcatgtccacaggaccattttcctttgccacgcatagactagataattgactccacctaaggatgtgaaatcctctcctttctgcatgcctactctggctaccaccagatcgcgatgaaagcaTCTGACCCGGtcgtgacttcattcatcaccccatatggtttgtactgttatgtaaccatgcctttcggtctaaagaacgctggtgccacctatcagTGGTGCATGCAGCAGTGctttgccgaccaaatcgacctgcctaaccagcctgaccaagtcgagcggccaaaactaataatcgccgtctatgtagatgacatagtggtgaaaatggctcaagctagcgacctgatcgcaaacttggccgcaacattcgcgaaccttcgaaggttcagcgtcaaattgaatctcgaaaaatgtgtttttggggtttcaaaggggaagttgctcggatacatcatgttCGAGCGtgcattgaagccaaccccaaaaaaatcacggccatctctaatatgggccctatacacaacatcaagggcatacagaggctcaccgtctgtttggccgccctgagccggttcatctcctgactaggcgaacgagggatgcctctctacaaacttctcaagaacaTAGACACATTCGTCTGGATAGAGGAGGCACAGCatgctttggaaagcctcaaagcatcactgacgttgGCCCCAATTCTTGTCGCTTTGGAacagggagaatccctcctcctctacgtcgcggcaagcaaccatgttgtgAGCGCCACCCTCGTCGTTGAGAGGAAGGAGCCGGGACATCCCCCTAAAGGTCCAGCGACCAGTATACTTCGTCGGTGAGGTACTTACCAACACCAAGGTTCGATACCCCTAGGTTCAAAAGCTTCTATACAtcgtgctgatggcgacccggaagctcctgcactacttcatcgaCCACGAGGTCATGGTCATCACCTCGTACCCGCttggagacatcattcgcaactaCGATGCCATGAgacagatctccaagtgggctctcgagctcatgggccatgacattaggtatatcccttgcactgctattaagtctcaggctctcactgacttcatcgccgaatggatggAAGTCCAGCTCCTGGCCTcggacatcacccacgagtactagatgatgtacttcgatgggttagTCATGGCACCcagctcgggggctagagtggttctgatctccccaaatGGGAGCAGGCTCCACTACGCGATCCGTCACCATTtctcagcctcaaacaacaccacggAGTACGAGACCCTCATCAACGGATTGCGCATCGCCGTCGAGCTCGGTGCCATGCGACTATATGTCCGCGGTGACTTAGAGTTGGTCATCgactaagtcatgaaggagtcctcctgcaagagccctctcatggtagcatactgcctGGAGGTGCGTAGGCTTGAGGACAAATTTtgagggatcgaactgcatcatgtcccccgaaaagACAACGATGTCGTCGATTTCCTCGCAAAATTAGTGGCTAGGCGAGCTCtatctctagatggggtcttcatcaatgatctctatGAGCCATCTACCCATGTTCTAGAGGATCTAATCCAGATGCACTCCACCACCAATCTGGCACTCAGGGGCTCCGATCTCTTGACATGCCCCGACCTTGACAAATCGCTTGGGGGCTCTGACCTGAGCACCTTCACGGCAACGTTGCCCACCGAAATCACCATGGTGGCGCTTGATCCGATCGACTGGAGAGCACCACTGCTCGCCTACcaccttgaggaggttctcccatcgGAAAGGACTGAAGCATGATGAATCGCTTGATGCGCCAAGACGTTCGTCGCCAttggtgatgaactttacaaacGGAGCtcatcgggagtactcatgaagtgcgtcccgaCTGACCGAGGGAAATAGCTTCTTCTCAAAGTCCACGCTAGAATCTATAGACATCACACGACCTCGAGGTCGCTGGTCGACAAAGCCTTTCACCAAgatttttactagcccactacgCTACAAGATGCAGAGGTGGTCGTCCACAGGTatgagggatgctagttctatgcttggcaaactcattgaaaggtcctaatatggctagaggggggtaaataacctatttaaaaatctacaaatcaactagagcaatttaattagtatgacaaatagcgaaatacaaactcgctctagctctacaagggttgcaagccacctatttaacaattctagttgcaatcattactaggcacacaacttgcaatgttactactcactaagagctctcaatcttgctactctaaagagctccactagatgaacttaaaataacaaatcaagctctcaattctaattactctaaagagcttgccacaactagtttgcaagaatataaatgagtgagtagggtgattataccgccatgtagaggagtaaaccaattacaagatgaatactaaatcaatcaccgggagaataccaaagggcaagagacaaccaatttttctcccgaggttcacgtgcttgccggcacgctagtccccgttgtgtcgaccaacacttggtggttcgatggctaagaggtgttgcatgaacctcgtccacacaattggacaccgcaagaacctacccacaagtgaggtaactcaatgacacgagcaatccactagagttacctttcggctctccgccggggaggcacaagacccctcacaatcaccacgattagagccggagacaatcaccaacctccgctcaacgatcctcgctgctccaagccgtctaggtggcggcaaccaccaagagtaacaagtgaatcccacagcgaaacatgaattccaagtgcctctagatgcaatcactcaagcaatgcacttggattctctcccaatctcacaatgatgatgaaacaatgatggagatgagtgggagggctttggctaagctcacaaggttgctatgtcaatgcaaatgtccaagagagtgagcttgagccggccatagggcttaaatagaagcccccacgaaatagagccattgtaccccttcactaggcacaactcggggtgaccggacgctctggtcagttcgaccggacgcaggaccccagcgtccggtcgcccaatacTTGCCACGTGTTAtaggcttcaaacgccgatcgctcaatctcaacggtcaagcgatgaccggacacatcagttagaaagtgaccggacacaggaccccaacgtctggtcatttctagtaaggttccaaacgcaaaatttcacgaccgaacgcatccggtcatgctcgaccggactcaccaagcgtccgatcactcaatgtctcctctgtgcaccaccatgtcagcgtacgtcagcattgaccggacgcacccttccagtgtccggttactcttcgcgccagcgtccggtcacaagaccgagacgtgTTCTTACTGCtactactgaccagacgcaggaccccagcgtccggtcactctgtgaacccctgtctttttctatatagggcgccagtggcaccattggactgttcgcactctacgtGCGgatactccaccggtgaagtttccaacccttgctcaaatgtgccaaccaccaagtgtatcaccttgtgcacatgtgttagcatattttcacaagcattttcaaggatgttagcactccactagatcctaaatacatatgcaatgagttagagcatgtagtggcactttgataaccgtatttcaatatgagttttacccctcttaatagtacgactatctaacataaatgtgatcacactcgctaagtgtcttgatcaccgaaataaaatggctcctactatttatacctttaccttgagccttttgtttttgtttttcttattttcaagttcaagcatttgatcatcaccatgccatcaccatcgttatgatcttcgccattgcttcatcacttggagtagtgctacttatctcataatcactttgataaactaggttagcacttagggtttcatcaattaaccaaaaccaaactagagctttcactcatTTGCCGGcgtaggagcttcaaaccatccccatcacctggccattcacggtctagggccttgacatggtcggacccctcaaaaacGCCCTAGACGGCTTCACTCAGCTGCTCGTAGCAGtggacaagtttaccaagtggatagaggtgaagcccatcaccaatatccattCGAAAGAGGCGATcaagttcttcctcaacatcatctatcggtttggtgttcctaattgtatcatcaccgaccacagAACAAACTTCAccaaaaagaagttcctagacttctatgaCGG
Coding sequences:
- the LOC136534352 gene encoding uncharacterized protein; protein product: MAIPNYTYLKLKMSGPNNIITMGSTFLHAYTCDREHYELATTVINSAELPELGNSLTLAVPNCNEPTSSSAFHPTEETKVVGIDPADPTKTVRIGTKLPAK